The Intestinibaculum porci DNA window CACGATCCTCTTCCGCACTCCAGTGATCCGGTTTCCGGGGCTTCCCGAAGTTTAGCTTCGGGCTTTCACCTCCAGACCTGTATCACCGCCTGCTCCCTCTTTACGCCCAATGATTCCGGATAACGCTCGCCACCTACGTATTACCGCGGCTGCTGGCACGTAGTTAGCCGTGGCTTTCTATGTTCGGTACCGTCACTCGCATGGCATTTCCTCCATCCGACGTTCTTCCCGTACAACAGAACTTTACGACCCGAAGGCCTTCTTCGTTCACGCGGCGTTGCTCGGTCAGGGTTTCCCCCATTGCCGAAAATTCCCTACTGCTGCCTCCCGTAGGAGTCTGGGCCGTGTCTCAGTCCCAGTGTGGCCGTCCGCCCTCTCAGGCCGGCTAAGTATCGTCGCCTTGGTGGGCCGTTGCCCCGCCAACTAGCTAATACTGCATAGGTCCATCCCCCCGCTGACCATACGGTCATTTAGCGCATCCAGGATGCCCTGAATGCGTCTATGCGGTCTTAGCAGCCGTTTCCAGCTGTTGTCCCCCTCGGAGGGGCAGGTTACCTATGTTCTCCTCACCCGTTCGCCACTGAGCACCAAGGTGCTCCGTTCGACTTGCATGTATTAGGCACGCCGCCAGCGTTCATCCTGAGCCAGGATCAAACTCTCCATTGTTTATGAATGGAGCTTTGAATAAGCTCATTAAATTACTTCTGACTATTTGTTTTCGGTGTTTTGTTCACCGCTCAAAAATGAGTTCTTTGACGTGTTTCTTTTCAGTTTTCAATGTTCTGCATTGCGCTCCTTTCCGGAGTGCTCGCTTATATTACCCCAGTTTCAGGACAATTGCAAGACATTTTTTAAATAAATTGATCCATTATTTTAGATATACTGAATTACTATGATAATAGCGACATAATTCAGCTTAAAAAATATCTCAGCTTATCGCTGATATGGATGTAAATGGGAACTTATATTATTATCCATTACTGGTGAATGATTATATGTATTATCAAACTACGCATTTCATTTCTTTAGTGAAGGATTAAAATACGTAAAACCTTCTTTTAAACATATTTACTATAATATGTCATGCACATTCAATGCATATGGGATTGTAAAAACAGATTAAAGTAGTAATAAGACAGCAAAGCCTATCACTTTAAAAAGCAGTCAGGATCAAACACTGACTGCTTACATCTGTTATTCTTTCGCAAGTTTTTTCTTCATATCCTGGTAAAGATCAGAAAGCTTAACAGCTTCCATATCACTTAACATATCCACCTGAATCTTTTCTAAACGCCTATCAAATACGTCTTTAATAGATCTTCCCACCGGACAATTGACATTAGGATGTTCATGCATCTTAAAAAGCGTATGATCTGATTCTTCAACCGCCTGAAATATCATTTTTAAAGTAATCTCATCTGGCTTTTTGGCTAAGTAACTGCCGCCAACTCCCGGTTTAACTGAAACGAGCTGTGCTTTTTTTAATTTACCAAGTATCTTTCGAATGTTGACCGCATTGACACCGGTTGTATCCGCCAATACTTCTGAAGTTATTTTTTCTTCCTGCTCATACTCTTCAATATAGAGAAGAATATGAACTGCGGTAGATAATTTACTTGAAAACATAATGGACCTTCTTATTCTACAACTTTAAAAGTACCCTGCTGTAAAATATGACCACGACCGCCGCGGATAGTTTCATCGGCCCATGTCAGGAAAGCGTAAACCTTATTCGTCTTAAAATCAACGATTTGCGATGCTGTCATACCATCACCTTCAATCCAGTTGATATTATAAACATCTTCTTCAATCTCATAAGCGTAATAAGGTTCAATACCTTCTGGTGCTTCTCCTTCTGCAAGTTCACCAAGAGCTTCCCATTTCAGTTCCTGATCAGATAAATAAGTCATCTGATAATGGGCCCCTGTTTCATACTGTACATCTAATTTTTTGTTCTTTAACTTTTCTGCAATTTTCATATTTGTTATCCTTTCGTTGTTGTTATCTCCGCTACAACTATATCAAACTACTATTGTAGTGTCAACAACTACAACTCATCTAATAAAAAAAGGAGATCGCTCTCCCTATAAAACAAAAGCACCTCATCTGAGGTGCTATCGACCGGCAGCGTTCTATTGTCGCCATTGCTGACTATCGTCGACGCTGTGATGCTTAACTTCCGTGTTCGGCATGGGTACGGGTGTCTCCATCACGCCATCGCTACCGGATCTCAGGATCTCCCCTGAAAACCGCACACAATCTCTTCTCTGGTCAAGTCCTCGGCCTATTAGTGCCGGTCCGCTGAACATGTCGCCATGCTTTCACTCCCGGTCTATCAACCTTATCGTCTTTAAGGGGCCTTACTTGCTAAGCAACGGGAGGTCTCATCTTGGAGGGGGCTTCACGCTTAGATGCCTTCAGCGCTTATCCCTTCCGGACTTGGCTACCCAGCTGTGCCACTGGCGTGACAACTGGTCCACCATCGGTCCGTCCACCCCGGTCCTCTCGTACTGAGGGCAGCTCTCCTCAGACCTCCTGCGCCCACGACAGATAGGGACCGAACTGTCTCACGACGTTCTGAACCCAGCTCGCGTACCGCTTTAATGGGCGAACAGCCCAACCCTTGGAACCGACTTCAGCTCCAGGATGCGATGAGCCGACATCGAGGTGCCAAACCTCCCCGTCGATGTGAACTCTTGGGGGAGATCAGCCTGTTATCCCCAGGGTAGCTTTTATCCGTTGAGCGACGGCCCTTCCATGCGGTACCGCCGGATCACTAAGCCCGACTTTCGTCCCTGCTCGACCTGTATGTCTCGCAGTCAGACACCCTTATGCCTTTGCGCTCGATGCGTGGTTTCCATCCACGCTGAGGGTATCTTTGGGCGCCTCCGTTACTCTTTGGGAGGCGACCGCCCCAGTCAAACTGCCCGGCTGACACTGTCCCGTACGCGGCTTACGCGTCCCGGTTAGAACCTAAGTGCACGAGGGGTGGTATCCCAACAGCGGCTCCTCGGATCCTGGCGAACCCGTCTCGCAGCCTCCCACCTATCCTGTACGTCATGCACCCAGGCCCAATGTCGGCCTGCAGTGAAGCTCCATGGGGTCTTTCCGTCTAGTCGCGGGCAACCTGCATCTTCACAGGTACTAAGACTTCACCGAGTCTGCAGCCGAGACAGCGCCCAAATCGTTACGCCTTTCGTGCGGGTCAGAACTTACCTGACAAGGAATTTCGCTACCTTAGGACCGTTATAGTTACGGCCGCCGTTTACTGGGGCTTCGTATCATGGCTTCGCTTTCGCTGACCACTCCTCTTGACCTTCCAGCACCGGGCAGGCGTCACCCCCTATACTTCGGCTTGCGCCTTCGCAGAGAGCTGTGTTTTTGGTAAACAGTCGCTTGGGCCATTTTTCTGCGGCTCCGAAGAGCACCCCTTCTCCCTAAGTTACGGGGTCATTTTGCAGAGTTCCTTAGCTGCAGTTCTCTCGCTCACCTTGGGATTCTCTCCCTGCCCATGTGTGTCCATTTTCGGTACGGGCCTTCAGAAATTTGTGCTAGAAGCTTTTCCTGGAAGTCTGCTTCACGCTTTTCCGTACTTGCCGCAGCTTTCCGTATGCGTCACGCCTTCGCCTTCTGTGATGCGCATTTCACTGCATCACGGCTACCTCGCTTGCCCCGGCTCTTCCGTCCGCCGGTTGCGCTAGCCTTCTCCGTCACTCCATCGCTCCCTGAAGGGTACAGGAATCTCCGCCTGTCTTCCATCGGATACGCCTTTCGGCCTCTCCTTAGGTCCCGACTCTCCCAGAGCGGACGAACCTTCCTCTGGAGACCTTGGGCCATCGGTGTGCGGGATTCTCACCCGCATCTCGCTACTCACGCCGGCATTCTCTCTTCCATCCGCTCCTCGGGCCCTTTCGGTCCCGCTTCTCCGCCGGATGGAACGCTCCCCTACCATATTTTCATATCCATAGCTTCGGTGTCATGCTTAGCCCCGGTAAATTATCGGCGCAGGGTCATTCGACTAGTGAGCTGTTACGCACTCTTTGAAGGATGGCTGCTTCTGAGCCAACCTCCTAGTTGTCTCCACGTCCCCACTTCCTTTTCCACTTGGCATGCACTTTGGGACCTTAGCTGATGGTCTGGGCTGTTTCCCTCTTGTCCGCGGACCTTATCACCCGCAGACTGACTGCCGCGACTGGACGTGCGACATTCGGAGTTTGATTATGCTCAGTACCTCGGGATGAGGCCATCGCATATTCAGTGCTCTACCTTCGCATGCCGTCTCGCGACGCTAGCCCTAAAGCTATTTCGGGGAGAACCAGCTATCTCCGGGTTCGTTTGGAATTTCACCCCTAGCCACAGATCATCCGCCAACGTTTCAACGGGGGTCGGTTCGGTCCTCCATCGGGTCTCACCCCGACTTCAACCTGTCCATGGCTAGATCACCCGGTTTCGGGTCTGCTCCTCCAGACTCTCGCCCTATTAAGACTCGCTTTCGCTTCGGCTCCGCATATCCTGCTTAGCCTCGCCTGGAAAAGCAACTCGCCGGCTCATTCTACAAAAGGCACGCCATCACCCTTTGACGGGCTCTGACTTCTTGTAGGCATATGGTTTCTGGTTCTCTTTCACTCCCCTCCCGGGGTTCTTTTCACCTTTCCCTCACGGTACTGGTTCGCTATCGGTCACACAGGAGTCTTTAGCCTTTCGGGATGGTCCCCGATGCTTCCGACAGGATTTCTCGTGTCCCGCCGTACTCAGGATCTCCGCTCGCTAAACCTCGGTTTCGCCTACGGGTCTCTCACCCTCTATGGATGTCCTTCCCATGACATTCGGCTGCCAAGGCCTTCGCTTTGTGCGGGTCCTACTACCCCATCTTTCGATGGTTTGGGCTCCTCCGCTTTCGCTCGCCGCTACTTACGGAATCTCGTTTGATTTCTTTTCCTGCAGGTACTTAGATGTTTCAGTTCCCTGCGTCTCGCCTCTCTCCAGCTATGTATTCGCTGAAGGATGCATGAGTCTTGCTCATGCGGGTTTCCCCATTCGGACATCACCGGATCATCGCCTGCTTACGGCTTCCCGATGCATTTCGGTGTTTGCTCCGTCCTTCTTCGCCTCTGTGTGCCCAGGCTTCCGCCATACGCCCTTTCTTTCTTGACCTGAAAGTTGATATGAATAAGCTTGAGTTTACTGACTGTTATTCTTGATCTAACTGTTTCTCTTGTTTATCTTAGCTTTTGCCCACTATACCAGATTCTAGACCTTTGATGTTTCTCTGATCTTATCCTTATATAGTGTTTGCAGGAAGTCTTACTAATCTTAATTAATAAGTCTTCTCTTTGCTTTTGATTGTATGCGGTTTTCAAGGGTCTTCCTTCTCTGCTAAGCAGAGAAAACCGAAAAGAAACACTCATTTCTCCCTAGAAAGGAGGTGATCCATCCCCACGTTCCCGTAGGGATACCTTGTTACGACTTCACCCCAATCATCGGCCCCACCTTAGACAGCTCTCTCCTTGCGGTTGAGCCACCGGCTTCGGGTGTTGCTGACTCTCATGGTGTGACGGGCGGTGTGTACAAGGCCCGAGAACGTATTCACCGCGGCATGCTGATCCGCGATTACTAGCGATTCCAGCTTCGTGCAGTCGAGTTGCAGACTGCAGTCCGAACTGAGAACGGGTTTCTGGGCTCTGCTCAACCTCGCGGTCTCGCTTCCCTCTGCTCCGTCCATTGTAGCACGTGTGTGGCCCAGGTCATAAGGGGCATGATGATTTGACGTCATCCCCGCCTTCCTCCTCCTTGCAGAGGCAGTCTCGCCAGAGTCCCCAACTCAATGCTGGCAACTGGCGACAGGGGTTGCGCTCGTTGCGGGACTTAACCCAACATCTCACGACACGAGCTGACGACAACCATGCACCACCTGTCTTCTCTATAGCTATGAGGAGATCTCTCTCCCTTTTAGATCGATGTCAAGACCTGGTAAGGTTCTTCGCGTTGCTTCGAATTAAACCACATGCTCCACCGCTTGTGCGGGCCCCCGTCAATTCCTTTGAGTTTCATTCTTGCGAACGTACTACTCAGGCGCGATACTTATTGCGTTGACTGCAGCACCGGGATCTGACTCCCGACACTTAGTATCGATCGTTTACGGCGTGGACTACTAGGGTATCTAATCCTATTTGCTCCCCACGCTTTCGGGACTGAGCGTCAGTTGCGGACCAGACCGTCGCCTTCGCCACTGGTGTTCCTCCATATATCTACGCATTTCACCGCTACACATGGAATTCCACGATCCTCTTCCGCACTCCAGTGATCCGGTTTCCGGGGCTTCCCGAAGTTTAGCTTCGGGCTTTCACCTCCAGACCTGTATCACCGCCTGCTCCCTCTTTACGCCCAATGATTCCGGATAACGCTCGCCACCTACGTATTACCGCGGCTGCTGGCACGTAGTTAGCCGTGGCTTTCTATGTTCGGTACCGTCACTCGCATGGCATTTCCTCCATCCGACGTTCTTCCCGTACAACAGAACTTTACGACCCGAAGGCCTTCTTCGTTCACGCGGCGTTGCTCGGTCAGGGTTTCCCCCATTGCCGAAAATTCCCTACTGCTGCCTCCCGTAGGAGTCTGGGCCGTGTCTCAGTCCCAGTGTGGCCGTCCGCCCTCTCAGGCCGGCTAAGTATCGTCGCCTTGGTGGGCCGTTGCCCCGCCAACTAGCTAATACTGCATAGGTCCATCCCCCCGCTGACCATACGGTCATTTAGCGCATCCAGGATGCCCTGAATGCGTCTATGCGGTCTTAGCAGCCGTTTCCAGCTGTTGTCCCCCTCGGAGGGGCAGGTTACCTATGTTCTCCTCACCCGTTCGCCACTGAGCACCAAGGTGCTCCGTTCGACTTGCATGTATTAGGCACGCCGCCAGCGTTCATCCTGAGCCAGGATCAAACTCTCCATTGTTTATGAATGGAGCTTTGAATAAGCTCATTAAATTACTTCTGACTATTTGTTTTCGGTGTTTTGTTCACCGCTCAAAAATGAGTTCTTTGACGTGTTTCTTTTCAGTTTTCAATGTTCTGCATTGCGCTCCTTTCCGGAGTGCTCGCTTATATTACCCCAGTTTCAGGACAATTGCAAGACATTTTTTAAATAAATTGATCCATTATTTTAGATATACTGAATTACTATGATAATAGCGACATAATTCAGCTTAAAAAATATCTCAGCTTAACGCTGAGATGGATTGATTGATAAGATTTTCTTTGGCTGCATATTGCCGGCAATGATTGCCAGGATGATCAGCAGCACACCAAGCCACTGCATGAAACCAATATGTTCACCAATGACAAAGTATGACATCATGACCGCTACGGGTAATTCTGAAGCCGAAAGGATAGTGCCTAAGCCAGTTCCGACATGGGGAATGCCAATGGCATAAAGCAAAGGTGGTAAAGCAACGCCAAATAAGCCTAATACTGTGGCATAGGGGGCAATCGCTGTTAGTTTTGTGACATCGGTGAAGAAGTCAGGGCGTAAAAGGATCATAATCAGGATCATGCCACCCGTTGATAAGAGGGCACTTCTTTCCACTGGTGGTAAATCTTTTTCGACCTGACCGCTTAAAAACATGCCGGCAGTATAAGTAAAGGCTGATAAAATCCCCCAAAGCATCCCCGTTAAGGAGAAGGACGCACTCTGAGCAAAGACCCCAGAAGCCAATAATGAGCCCGCTAATAAAATGGCAATAGAAATGAGTTTTTGCTTGGTTGGTTTGTGATGATTAAAAATAAAATCAAAGAGACTGCCAATCCAGACAAACTGAAATAAGAAGATAATAGCTAAGGATGCATTTAAGCTCTGTAATGCTCTGTAGTAACAAATACTGGTTAAACCAAAAGGAATACCGGAAACTAAGAGGATCAGTACCTGTTTTAAAGAAAGCTTCTGCTTTTTGGTAAACAGGAAGATGAGCCAGATAATCAAAACCCCAAAAAGATACTGACCGCCAGAAACCTCATTTGGCGTAAAGCCAGCTTTATAGGCAAATTTCACAAAGGTTGAGAGGATCCCATAACAGCAGCCTCCCAGAAAAACGCATAAACCATAACGTGACTGTTTCATCATATCGCTCCTTTCATAAAAAAAGACCACACAGCCAAAAGGCCATGTGGCGAAAATAGATTTCTCTAGAAAAATCCACGTCCGAAAAAACGGTTTTATTTGAAGTTCTCGCTTATTATACAAGAGCTTACATTAGGCTGTCAAGCCTTCAATGTACTGACGGATGGCAGAAAGATCACTGTACTGTTCATAACGCTCATCATGATCGACAACTAAAGTTGGCGCACGCATAATATCATAGCGTTTCGCTAAGTCCACCTCTTTCGTGGCATCAATAAGCTGGTAATCCACGCCTCGCTTTTTTAACATCTCCTGTACAATCTTGCAGTTTGGACAAGTTGGCGTGGTGAATAAATAGCGATTGCTGGAAATCGGCGTCTTGCGCTTTTGTGTCTGTTTAACGAAATCACGGCCGCTATGGACTTTTTCCCCCATATCATACGTGACACGTTCTTCCCATTCCTGGCTCTTGCCGGCATTCCAGTTCGAGATTGGGCGATAGTAGCCGGTAATCCGGGACCATACTTCCGTCGGCTGGTCGCAGATTGGGCAAGTATCCACTTCCCCAGCGAAATAGCCATGATCCTGACAAATCGAGTAAGTTGGCGAAATGGTATAGTATGGTAATTTATAATTCGTCGCAATCGTCCGGACCAGCTTTGCGGCAGCTTGCCAGTTTGGCAGCTTCTCACCTAAGAAGGCATGGAAGACGGTACCTGATGTATATAAGACCTGTAAATCATCCTGAATATCTAATGCTTCGAAGATATCATCAGTGAAGCCGACTGGCAGATGGGATGAGTTGGTATAAAATGGGCGTTCAGCATTTTCGCTAGCAGTAATGATATCGGGATATTTTTCTTTATCGTGTTTCGCTAAACGATAAGCCGTAGATTCTGCTGGCGTTGCTTCTAAGTTATAGAGATCACCATACTGTTCCTGATAGATCACTAAACGTTCCCGCATATGGTTTAAGACATCTTTCGCAAAAGCCTGAGCGTCCTTTGATCCTAAG harbors:
- a CDS encoding Rrf2 family transcriptional regulator, with product MFSSKLSTAVHILLYIEEYEQEEKITSEVLADTTGVNAVNIRKILGKLKKAQLVSVKPGVGGSYLAKKPDEITLKMIFQAVEESDHTLFKMHEHPNVNCPVGRSIKDVFDRRLEKIQVDMLSDMEAVKLSDLYQDMKKKLAKE
- a CDS encoding MoaF-related domain-containing protein produces the protein MKIAEKLKNKKLDVQYETGAHYQMTYLSDQELKWEALGELAEGEAPEGIEPYYAYEIEEDVYNINWIEGDGMTASQIVDFKTNKVYAFLTWADETIRGGRGHILQQGTFKVVE
- a CDS encoding EamA family transporter, whose amino-acid sequence is MMKQSRYGLCVFLGGCCYGILSTFVKFAYKAGFTPNEVSGGQYLFGVLIIWLIFLFTKKQKLSLKQVLILLVSGIPFGLTSICYYRALQSLNASLAIIFLFQFVWIGSLFDFIFNHHKPTKQKLISIAILLAGSLLASGVFAQSASFSLTGMLWGILSAFTYTAGMFLSGQVEKDLPPVERSALLSTGGMILIMILLRPDFFTDVTKLTAIAPYATVLGLFGVALPPLLYAIGIPHVGTGLGTILSASELPVAVMMSYFVIGEHIGFMQWLGVLLIILAIIAGNMQPKKILSINPSQR